A stretch of DNA from Parvularcula bermudensis HTCC2503:
CTCAACGCCGATCGCCTGAGCCCTTATGAATACTGGCAATATTGGCGGAATGTCGAAGATGCCGATGTCGTCACGATGCTGACCCGGTTCACGACCCTTCCCCTCGACGATATTCAGCGCCTTGGGGCATTAGGCGGCGCGGAAATCAACGAGGCGAAAAAGATCCTTGCCACGGAAACAACGGCCTTGCTGCACGGAAGGGAAGCCGCCGAGGCGGCTGCCGAAACCGCCCGACAGACCTTTGAGCAAGGCGGGGCGGCGGACGACCTGCCCAGCGTCACCGTCGCTGAGGCCGCCCTTGCTGCGGGCCTCCCCCTCTTCGAGCCGTTCACCGAACTTGGGTTGATCAGCTCAAAGAGCGAAGGACGACGTCATATCAAGGCGGGGGCCCTGAAGGTGAACGATGCCCCAGCGACGGAGGAATTTTCCCTCACCCCAGAGTATTTGATCGATGGGCGGATCAAATTGTCGATCGGTAAAAAGAAGCACGGCCTGGTGGTGATGAGCTCATGAGCGACACGGTGGTCCTGACATGGTCGGGCAGCGAAACGGCCCTCCAGTCCCTCGAACAGGGGCTGACCCATATCCTTTATCCCCCTGCCGAAGCCGTATCGCTGACAAAAGACGACCCCACGTCAGACGATGCGGAAAGTGGCTGGCGATTGGAGGCGTATTTCGCGCTTCCCCCCGATCTCGACCAGATCGCCGCACTGACCGCGCCTCTCCCCCTCGACCCCTGGGAGGAGGAGCTGCTTGAGGACCGGGATTGGGTGTCCCACGCGCTGGAAGGCTTGGGCATCGTCAAGGCCGGCGCCTTTGTGCTGTTCGGTCGCCACGATGCGGACAAGGTCAATGCCGAAGACGGACTGCCGCTTCAGATCGAGGCCAATCGCGCCTTTGGAACCGGTCACCATCCGACCACGGCAGGCTGCCTCGAGGCTCTCACGGCGCTCGCGAAAGGCGAACCACGGCGCCTTCTCGACCTCGGCACGGGGTCGGGGGTGTTGGCCATCGCCGCCCGTCGGTTATTCCCCGAAGCGCGCATCGTCGCCACGGATATCGACGCGCCCTCGGTGGCGATCGCGGCTGAGAACGCGGCGCTCAATAAGGCGCCGGGCATTGTTTTTCTCGAAGCCACTGGGGTGCCCCAAGAGGTGGCGGAGGAAGGGCCTTTTGATATCATCCTCGCCAATATTCTCGCCGAGCCTTTGATCAGCCTAGCACCTGCCCTTGCCGCGGCCCTCGCCCCCACAGGACAGATCGTTCTGGCGGGATTACTGGATCGGCAGGAAGACGGTGTGACGGCCGCCTATGGCCGCGAAGGGCTTACCCTCAAAGGCCGCTTCGACGGCGGGACGCCGACATGGCCGACCCTCCTCCTCTCTGCCCGCTCCGGAGGATGACGACGTCATTGCACGGCTGACGCCTCGCCTCGGCTCCCCCCCCCCTGAAAAGGCCCTAGGGGCGACGCGCAGCGTGGACCAGGGCCCCGCCAAGGCCGGCTTGAAGCGCCAGGAGAAACGTCTTTAGGGAAAGAAAAACGAGGGTGAACAGCACACCGATCCCGCCCTTGAGCCAAAGGGTCAGATCCCCGTCGGGAACGAAGGCTTCGTAGCTGGAAATCAGATAGGCCGAGCCCGCCTGGATATTGGCGAAAATGACCATGATGGCGATAAAACTGACCCATAAGGTCGCGAAGCTGATCACCGCATAGAGGGCAACAATGGCCATCAGTGAGAAGACATTGATCCCCGCCGACAGACCGAGGGCCGCGCCAAGGGCTCGCCCCTGGTCCGGGCGGTGGGCCGCCACGAGATAGGGATAGGCAAAGAGCCGGAGGATGACATAGCCGGCGACGAGGACAATCGGGATCGCGACGATCAGCTTCGCCGTCCCAAAGGCGATCCCGAAGCGCAAGAACCACATGTCGATGGCGCCCACCAACGCCCCGGAGGCGCCGAAAGCGGGGGCGGTGTCGATCGCATGCAGGCTCCCGGCCTCGAAACTCGAAACCTGCTGTCCCAGCAGCGCTCGCAGCGGTCCGCCCAGACCGTGACCAATCACCGAAATCAGCGCGCCCGCAACGATCAGCACGACCGCAAAACTGCCTGCCGCCGCGAGAACATATTTGAGATGTCGGGGACCGAAGGCGAGGTGCATGAAACGGTGATGGGGAACCTCGCCAGCCGCCGCATAGCGGACCAAAGGCACCATGACGCTCGCATAAAGAATGACGGCGATCAGCAGTCCCCCCCCAAGAAGAGGACCGAATGGGGGAGAGAATCCGGTCGCGGCCCCTTGCGCCAGAAACGTCGTGAACTGGGTAATCGGGCCTGGCTGCAATTGAAACTGGAGGGCCAGGGGCCGTTCCTGCTCAACGAGCCCCATTTGGATCATGACGAAGTCAAGCAGGAAGAGAAGCGCCACCGGCAGCCAGCTCAGTCGCAAGACGGTGCCGAAATGGCCGACCGCAAAGCCAAGGGCCTCATAGATCACGCCCATGACCGATAGTGTCGGTCGCCCCATATCCGCCCCCAAACCGCAGCCCGCACTCCCTCGAACGGTAGGACGGTGACCAGTCGCTGTCTATGACGAAGGCAGATAATGCGAGGGGGCATCGATGGCGATGCCCCCCTATGCCCGCTAATGCTCGTTAGAAGGCCCGTTAGTCCGCCGCCGGTGCCGGCTCGTCTTCGCCGGGATCCTTCATCAATTCCTCACGGCTGACCGTCGTCTCGGAAATCTCCGCTTTCTCGATAATGTGGTCGATGACCTTGTCCTCGAACAGCGGCGCGCGGATCTGGGCCAGGGCGGCGGGGTTCTGCTGCAGGAACTCGATCACTTGCTGCACCGGAACGCCAGCCTGCATGGCTTGCATCTGAATTTGCCGCTGAAGGTCCTGATCGGGCACGGTGACGTTCGCTTCCTTGCCGATTTCGGCCAGGACAAGACCAAGGCGGACCCGACGCTCGGCAATCTTGCGATAGTCAGCTTTCAGATCGTCCTCGGACTTTTCCTTGTCCTCCTCGTCCCGCTCGACATTCTCAACCTGTGACCAGATCTGGTTGAACTCCGCCTCGACCATGCCCGGGGGCAGGTCGAATTCGTGCTGTTCATCAAGCAGGTCCAGAATATCGCGTTTGAGGTGAAGGCGCGACTGAGTCTCGAACCGGCCTTCCACTTGCTCGCGCACCCGCGCCTTTAATTGGTCGAGGTCCTCCATACCGAGGGACTGGGCGAGTTGATCGTCGACCGTCGCCTCCTTCGGCGCTTTCACCGCATGGACGGTGATGTCGAAAGTGGCCTCTTTGCCCGCCAGGTGCGGCGCCCCGTATTCTTCGGGGAAGGTGACGGTGATGGTCTTTTCCTCGCCGGCCGTTACCCCGAGCAATTGCTCCTCAAACCCAGGAATGAAGGATTGGGAGCCCAGCACGATGGGGACATATTCGCCCGCTCCGCCGTCAAAGGGCTCGCCATCGATTTTGCCGACAAAGTCGATTTCGAGCTGGTCGCCATTCTCGGCCGCGGCGCCTTCGTCACGGGCCGCATATTGGGTATTCTGCTCGGCGATCTTCTTCAGTTCCTCATCGACTTCGTCGTCAGGAACTTCCGTCACCTTCTTTTGGAAACTCAGCCCGTCGATGGCGATCGGCTCGAAGTCGGGAAGCACCTCGACGTGGATGTCATATTCAAGATCCGCATCGCCCTCGATGACCTTCTCGATGATCCCGTCTTCAAAGTGCGGATGGGGCGGCATGGCGGGGCGGATCTTGGCGTCGCCAAAGGCTTTTTCCTGCGCCGCAGCCATTTCTTCCTGGATCAGTTCGGACATCATGCCCTTGCCGTACATCTTCTTCAGGAAAGACAGCGGCGCCTTTCCCGGTCGAAATCCTTTCAGATGAACCTGGCCTTTCACTTCCTCGAGCTTGGCATCGAGGCGTGTGGACAAATGCGTCTGGGGGATGACGACGTGGAATTCTCGGCTCAGCCCCTCAGCGGACTTCTCAGTGACGTTCATGGTGACCCTTTGGGCAACAACGCCGATCCAGATGGACGGCTGGGAAAACGGAAAGCAAGGCGGTTAGCGGTGCCTCTTCAGGGACGCAAGGCCGGGACGCGGCATGGCGGCCACTAATTCGGGCCAGTCGAGCGTAAACCGGACTTAAGGACGTTTCGGCGACACTCAGCGAAAGGACGGCCGGAAGCAATTATCGATGATCCTCTCCCCGCCCGCACTGCGCCTTGGCGATCGTGCATTTCCCATCTTCCCCGCCAAAGGGGAAGGGGGGATGATGATGAGCCTCGCTATCCTGGGGCTCAGCGGCCTACTGGCGGCCCTTTATCTTCCCGCAGGGACCTATATCGTCGATGAGGGAACCTATGGGTATCTTGCCCGCCGGGTCCTTGAGGGCGGGCGCCTCAATCTCGACATTCAAGACCATCATACCGGCCTCATCACCTATGCGAATGCAGGGGCGATGGCCCTGTTCGGCGACGATCTGCTCAGTTTGCGGGTCCCCCTCGCGGTGATGATGGTTGGCCAGACGGGCCTTGCGATGATCCTGCTCGCCCGCTTGCCTGCCCCCTACCCGCTCCTTGGCGGCCTGGTCGCCATGGCATTCAGTTACGGGGTGTGGATCAACCCCAACCCCAGTTGGTATGCGGTCTTTTTGAGCTTCGGTCTGGCCGCCCTGCTGACAACAGAGGGCCGTCTCGGCGTCCTGCCATTGGCCTTTGCCGCGGGGGTCGTCGTCGGGGTGATCTTCGGATTTCGTCAATCGACGGCCGTCTTTCTTGCCCTCGCCGTGTCCTGCCTCATCTTTCTGGTTCCCGCCAGGGACGCCGCCGCCCCTCGCCCCCTGGCGGCGACGTGGCCCGCGCGCGGGATTTTCGTCCTCGCCGCCGGGCTGATCGTTTATTACGCGCTCGCCAACCTGCAGAGCGCAGGGGCGGTGTTTTTCGCCTTGGGCCCCTTGGCCATCGTTCTGGCCTGCGCCCGGCGCGTCACCCTGGGCCCCGTCGAGACCGCCTGCCGCCTTGCCGCCCTCTGCCTGGGGGGGACCGTCGCGCTTTTGCCCTTGGTCGCGATCCATCTTGGCCAAGGGAGTTTAGGGCCCTGGCTCCACGACATTCTCATCGCCCCCCTGACCTTGATCGACCTCCCCTTTTTTGATGACGCCTCCTACTGGCTGCTGCCGCTTGCAGGCCTCGCCAGCCTTGCCGCCGGGGATCCGATGGGGCTTGTCATCTTCGGGTTTTGGACAAGTCTTCTGCTTGCGCCGCTGCTGGTCTCGGGCCTCGCCGCCGCAGCGATTCTCCGTGGCCAGATAGATGTCAAAACGCTCAGCCTCCCAATCATTGCGGGATTTCATGGGCTCGTCGCCGCGCATTACGAAATCCCCGTCTATCTGCTGCTCACCCCCGCTCTATCCCTGACGGCGTTGATCGCAATTGCGCCCCGTCGCTGTCGGGCCGCCGCCGCGGCCCTCGCTAGCTTCTGTGCCGGCATCGCGCTTCTCTTCGTCGCTGGACAGCCTCAGGCCGCCTCCCTCGCCGATCAGGCCCGCCTTCGTCCGACCGTCGCGGTGCCAATGGCGCTGGCGGGGGCACTCGGGGGCGAAGGCATCGTTCTGCCCGCCCATCTGGTGTCTCAGGAAGCCCAGACGGTCGCGATGATTACGGCCTGCACCGATCCCGGCGAAGCGATCTTCGCCGCCCCGATGAGCGGACATCTCTACTATCTCGCGGACCGGCCCGCGCCCTTCCGATATTGGGGGACGGCCTTCGGCTTGACCGATGAGACGGCCATCAAGACGGCGATCGCCCAGCTGACCGGACCCAAGGCCCCCGCGATGATCGTCCTCGATCCGCAAGACAAGTACCGCACCGCGGCCCTCGACACGGTGCTCGCCGAAAGCCTGCCGTTCTACACCCCCCTCGGCGCCATCGGCGCCCGTCGCCTTTACCTTCATTCCCGCCGCGCCCCGCGCGATGGCTGTCGCCTGATGGAAACCCCATGACCACCGAACGCCCGACCCTGACCCTCGTCATCCCCGCCCACAACGAAGCGGAGGGGCTCGGGCATCTCGTCGATGCCCTCGATCATACGCTGCGCCATGTCACCGATTACGAGCTTCTCGTCGTCGACGATGGGAGTACGGATAACACGGCCGGCGTCTTACGCAGTCTTCGCGAAGCGTGGCCGCATCTTCGCTACGTCATCCTGTCGCGCAATTTCGGTCACCAGGCCGCCGTGAGAGCGGGGTTGAGCCGCGCCAGGGGCCGGGCCGTGATCGTGATGGACGCCGATATGCAACATCCGCCATCGGTCCTTATCGAGATGATTTCGGCGTGGCGCAGCGGCGCGGACGTCGTCCATGCGGTGCGCCGATATGGGGCAACCATCCCCCTTTTCAAACGCCTGACCTCGGGGCTCTATTACCGCCTCCTCAATCTGATCAGCGATGCTCGATTGGAAACGGGGGCGGCGGATTTCTACCTTCTCGACGAGCGGGTAGTCCAGGATCTGAACGCCCTCACCGAACAACATTTGTTCTTACGCGGCGTGATCCCCAGCCTTGGATATCGGCGGCGGACCGTGCCCTTTACCGCCGGCGACAGGTCGACCGGGCAGTCTTCCTATAGCTTGAAAAAAATGCTGCGCCTTGCCCGTGACGGCGTCCTGTCGACAAGCGTGAAACCGCTGCGGATCGGCGTTTTGTTGTCGAGCCTCGTGGGCGGCGCCGCGGCGCTTTACGCCGCCTATGCCCTTCTCGTGGCGCTCCGCGGCGAGGCCCTGCCGGGCTGGACCTCGATCATTTTGGTGGTGTCCGTGATCGGGGCCATGCAGCTTTTGACCTTAGGGATCATCGGTGAGTATCTCGGCCGGGTCCTGGCCGAGGCCAGGGGCCGCCCTTCCTTCTTGATCGCCGATGACAGTCTCGACGCCGATCGCCATGTCGCCGCCCTCAGCGATGAGCCGTCCGGTCGGGAGGATGGTCCCTTTCGCGTTGAGGATGGGTCGTGATGAGCCTCCTTGCCACGCTCTTCGTCTACACCCTGCTGTCGGTGGGGGGATTGGCCATGGTCAAATCCGCGTCCGATATATGGTCGGTTCAGTTCATGGCGGGATCGACCCTCTACGGTCTCGGCTTTCTTATCTGGTTCGGTATCCTCCTTCGCGCGTTACCGCTCTCGGTCGGGTTCCCCATCGCCGCCGGCTCCCTGATCGTCGGCACCCAAATCATGGGCGCCTTTGTCCTGAACGAGACCCTCTCGCCCCAACACCTCATCGGGATCGCGCTGTTGATCCTCGGGCTTGCGGTTCTCGTCGCCGGGGGGGAGCGCCCCCTGCCCTGAAGGCGAAAGACCGGCGCGACCGTCGACGCGCCCTCCCATTGCGGGGCGAGCCAATCAGGGGGCATCGGCGCCAGGGAAGAAATCGCCCTTGAAACCCGCGACCAGCTTCGCCATACACCCCTTTCTGGTCCGCACCGGTAGCTCAGCTGGATAGAGTACTTGACTACGAATCAAGGGGTCGGGGGTTCGAATCCTCCCCGGTGCGCCATTTATTTGCGCTATCGCTTCGCTACTTGAGCGCGGCATTCCCTTTTGCGCTATCGCTTCGCTAGGTGAGCGCTGGTTTGGTTCGCGGTCAGTCCTCTCATCCGCGCCCATCCCGAAGCCTTGCCCATCCTGCGTGCGGAGGGGCGGTTCGGCTCCGACCAGCCCCTCGACAACCGCTACGGACCGGTTCGCGAAAAACCCTATGAGGGGGCTCATTCCTGGCAAGCCGCCCCGGCGCCGAAATCAGCACCCTGACCCCCCCTGAATAGACGAGTGGCCCAAATTTGTCTTTTCGTCCCCTTTCGAAATGGGCAACCACTTCGCCTTGGCGAGCGGACGCGCTAAGGCGACCCCATGAAGTTTGCCCTGATCCCGATGCTTGTCCTTTCCTTGGCCCTTCAGGAGGTCCCCCGATCGATCAATTGGGGCGCGCTTGTCCCCGCCGGGGATGAGGCGGCAAGTGCCGGCGACCCAACCGAAATTTCTCACGATACGGTGGGGAAGCAGTCTGGATCGGATCGTCCGGTCCGTTCGCTTGATGGTGAATATATCAGGATGCCGGGGTTCATGTTGCCCCTCGACTACACCGAAGAAGGCATGGTCACGGCCTTTCTCCTCGTGCCATATTACGGGGCGTGCATCCATGTCCCACCGCCCCCACCGAACCAGATCGTTTTTGTGAAAACCGAGGCTTCGCCCGTCCGGTCGAAAGGGTTGTGGGATCCCGTGTGGGTGACCGGGACCTTGCTCGTGGCCCCCTATGACAATGATTTGGGCGACGCGGCCTACACCCTCACCCTCGACAAAATTGAACCCTATACTGAGGATTGACGAGTGTCGCTCGATTGACACAAATGATCGCTAATCCTTTGACACATTCAGATCTTGCCGGGCTTTCCTATGGTTCTTGCCGTTATCGCCGCTTCCGCTCTCGCCATGCAATCGGCCAGCGTGTCCCCCGCCGGTCCGACCGATTGGGTCGCCCAGGGCGAGGCTGCTCTTGAAGCGGCGAAAGCGGTGACGCCAAGGGTCGGTCGGGCGAAAAACGCCATATTGTTCATTGCCGATGGTATGGATGTCACGACCATTACGGCGGGGCGGATCCTAGCCGGACAACAGCAAGGGAAGCTGGGCGAGGACCATGTGCTCGCCTTCGAGACGCTGCCCTTCACCGCCCTCTCCAAGACCTATACGACCAATATGCAAACGGCGGACAGTGCGGGGACCGCCACAGCGATGTTGAGCGGGCACAAGACCAAGTCCGGCGTCATCAATGTCGACCAGACCGTCCCACGGGGCGATTGCGCCGCAGCGGAGGGGAAGGCGTTGACCTCCCTAATGCATGTAGCCGCGGCAACCGATCGACAGGTCGGGGTGGTCAGTACAGCGCGCTTGACCCATGCGACCCCCGCCACCGTTTATGCGTCCAGCGCCGATCGAAATTGGGAAGCCGATCGCGACCTCCCCGAAGAGGCGGACGGCTGCACCGATATTGCGACGCAATTGATCACTGCCGCACAGTCTTTTCCGATCCGCGTAGCGTTGGGCGGTGGACGGCGCAATTTCCTGCCGCAATCCTCCGTCGACCCTGAATATGACGACAAGACCGGGGCACGCGAAGACGGTCGCAATCTGACGGCTGAATGGACGGCAATCGCTCCGGGTTATCTCTATGTGTGGAACGCAGAGCAGTTCGGTGCCCTGTCCCCCACCGAAGAGGGCGCCGTCCTGGGCCTCTTTGAACCTAGCCACATGAATTACGCCGTTGATCGTCAAGACGATGCCGCGGGGGAACCCTCACTGAGCGAAATGACAAGCTTCGCCATCGACAAGCTGTCACAGCATGAAGAGGGATATTTCCTTTTGGTCGAAGGGGGGCGGATCGACCACGCCCACCATGCCGGCAATGCCGCCCGCGCGCTGAACGATCTTATCGCCTTTGATGCGGCCATCGAGACCGCCCTGCAAAAGGTCGATCTCGACGAGACACTCATCATCGTGACGGCAGATCACGGACACACTTTGGTGCTTCAAGGCTACCCCCACCGCGGGAACCCCATCCTTGGCCTGGTGCGGAGCGTAAACGGCGCTGGGGCGCCCATCGACACACCTTTTCCCGGCGGGGACGGAAAGCCCTATACGACCCTCGTTTATGGTAATGGTCCGGGGTCGCCCTTTGCCCGCCCCTCCTCCGACCAGGCGATTGAGCGCCAGTTCGTGACCGATGACGAGGCGCAGGCCATCGACTATCGTCAGCAATCCATCGTGCCTGGGGGGTCCGAGACCCATGGCGGCCAGGACGTGACGATCCATGCGGTCGGGCCTCAGGCGCATTTGATCCGCGGAACGGTCGAACAGAACTACATCTATTACGTCATTCGAGACGCCCTGACCTATCAGGCCGAGTAAGGGCCAGACTGGCTGTCCTCAAGCCGGATCGATCGGAGGGGGCAATGTCTCTCGATTGGTGTTCGGACAGTCCTTACCCCAATCGGGTCCTACATCGCATCAGGACGCTCTAGAGCCGTTTCAGTTCAACCCGAGTGAAACGTCTCTAGATCTTTGTTTTCGCCATTTCTTCACGCGCACCGGGGGCCATTTGCGGTGAAAATGTCTAGGCGCGAAAGCCGGCCATGGCCGTGAAGCTCTCGTCATCGACCTTGCTTGCGAGCGACAGACCCGCGAACCGCGATCGGAATTGGCCGGCTGATTTCTCCGATAACCGGACACTGATCACGCGATGACCGACCTCGCCGGTCTCGACGATTTCGCGAATGTCCCCATGGGCATGGAGCCAGGCATCCGCAGCCCCATCCGCAGGTCCAAGCCGTACGTGAAACAGGGTGTAATCCTGGGTCAAGAGATGGTCGATCGCGCCGAACAGACCCTCAAGCCCCTCTCCGCTATGCGCACTCACGGCACTGACGAGTGGAGACAAGAGCGTTGCCTCCGCGAATGTCGATCGGTGCGCTGCCGTGAGTACTGCTGTATGCTGATCATCGGGACTAAGGAGGTCAATCTTGTTCCAGACCTCGATCACCTGCTGGGGACTGTCCTCATCGATGCCCAGCTCCCCCAGGACGGAAAGAACGTCGAGACGCTGGGCCTCATGCTCCGAATGGGAAATATCGCGGACGTGAAGCAGGATGTCCGCCTCGAGAACTTCCTCAAGCGTCGCCCGGAAAGCGGCAACCAGATCCGTCGGCAGATCGGAGATGAACCCCACCGTATCGGACAAAATGGCGCGCCCCACGCCGGGCAGATCGACCGCCCGCATGGTGGGGTCGAGGGTGGCAAAGAGGAGATCCTGCGCCGTCACCCCCGCCCCAGTCATCCGATTGAACAGGCTCGACTTTCCGGCATTGGTATAACCGACCAGGGCGATGACGGGATGGGGGGCCCTTTTGCGCTTCGCCCGTTGCAGGGTTCGGGTCCGGCGCACCTGTTCCAGCTGCGCCTTCAGCCGGTCAATTTTCCCCGCCAGAACCCGGCGGTCCGCCTCGATCTGCCGCTCCCCCGGCCCCCCAAGAAAGCCCGCGCCGCCGCGCTGACGTTCAAGGTGGGTCCAGGACCGGACCAGCCGAGACCGCTGATAGGTCAAATGCGCCAGATCGACTTGCAGGCGTCCCTCTTTGGTCTGCGCCCGCTCCCCGAAAATTTCGAGGATCAGCGCGGTTCGGTCGAGGACCTTGGCCTGCCAAGCCCGCTCAAGATTGCGGTGCTGAACCGGCGTCAACTGGGTATTGACGACCACTAGGCCGGGGGAGGGATCGGCATTGTCGATCAACTCCCCGATTTCCTTAACCTTGCCTGTCCCGAAATAGGTCGCCGGGCGGATATCCTGAAGACCCACGCCTAGGGCGTCGGTCACTTTGAGTCCAATGGCAGCGGTCAGGCCAACGACCTCATCGAGACGCTGGCTTGCGGTGCGGGAAACAGTGCCTGCGCGGCTCCAATCGGGGTGAATGACGATGGCATGATGGAGCGAACCTTCTCGTTTGGGGGGCTCGTCCAGAAAATCCACCAAATCAATCGTCTCCGTCTTCGTCGATCCGCAGATCGAGGGGTTCGCTCGGCATTATCGTCGATACCGCGTGTTTATACACGAGTTGGGCTTGCCCATCACGTTTTAGCAGCAAACAGAAATTGTCGAACCAGCTAATTGTTCCTTGAAGCTTCACGCCATTGACCAAAAAGATGGTCAAAAACGTTTTCGACTTCCGAGCTTGGTTGAGGAAAATATCTTGAAGGCCTTGTTTTTTCTCAGTCATTATCGCTGACCCTAACTTTTCGGGTTATCTTGTGCATTGCAACATCATACCAAATGCGTGCCACCGCAAGCCGCCAGGCGCATTATCCCATCCAGAATCGTCGACTGAGCATCATGAGGAACACCACAAGCTCCAAACGCCCCGAGATCATGGCGAAAACCAGCAGAACACGAAGGCTGGGATCGAAGATCCGATAATCGGCGGTCATCAGCGGCGCGTATTCGACAATCGGCCCGACATTGGCGAGGACGGCCACGGCTGTGGCGGCGGAAACTTCGAGGGAATGGCCGTAAAAGGCGACGGTGAGCACCACCGCCGCCAAGAGTAGCGCAAACGCCATCGTATGGATCCAGATGCCAAGCTCGTTCGGCTCGGAAGGCCGCCCCAGAACCGCCCCGGGGTGAGTGATCCGCCACAGCTCATCTCCCGTGCGACGAATGGCGACCATCCATCTTAGAATTTTTATCCCCCCCGCCGTCGACACCGCCGCGCCCCCGATCACCGCGCTGACGAGCAGCGGCGTGAGGGGCGGCACTTCGCCCAAAGTGGGCCCATTGGTCGACAGAAGAGAAATCGCGTTGAACGCCTGGGCGCCCAACCGGTCGAGATCCCCGGCACCGGTCGCCACCCAAAAGAGCAAGGCGACAAACGGCAAGACCGCGAGGAACGCCAGGGTTTCCTTGTCCCCGGCTGCGCCCAAACGACGTGCTCGGCCCAGCAACATCCCGGAAATGAGGAGGAAATTCACGGCCCCGAGCAGCATCATCGTCGCGGCGACATAGACGGCCCCATCGGGATAGGCGCCAATCCCGTTTGCGGCGGGGATGAAGCCCCCCGTCGCAATCAAGCTCATCGCCATGGCAAAACTGTCGATCACCGGGACACCGACGAGCACAAACGCCACCCCACCCCCCAGGGTCAGCCCGACATAGACCGGGAGAAAGGCGCGGAAGGCATGGTCGAACGCGCGCAGGAACGACCCACTCTCCCCGCGCGCGAAAGGCGGGACAATGGTTGAGACCCCGATGAATTCGGGCCGCACGAATACCGCGGCCGCCGTCGCCAATGAGATGAGGCCGCCAAGCCATTGTAACGAGGCGCGGTAGATCACGTCATAGGCGGTGGATCGCGCAATGGGGTCGGACAACCACCCCCCGGTCGTGGTGAGGGCCGACACCGCTTCGAACCATGCATCGCCTAAGGTTTCGCCATCCACCATCAAAGGGATCGAGGCCGCGAGCGGTAAGAACGTCCAAGCGATCACCAGCGCCAAAAGAAGCTCTCGCAGGCCGTTTCTGACCATCGGTCTTGGATCATATCCGCGATCGGCGGACAGGCAGAGAACTGCGACCGTCACCGAGGCAAAAAGGCCAATAACGTATCCGCCAAGCGATCCGTCCGCCGCCAGCGCCGAAAGAAGGGCGGCAGGCAACATGGCCGTCGCAATGCCGAAATGCGCATAGGCGGTGAAGCGGAGAACGGGACCGATACGCATGGATAACTGGACTAAAAATATTCGATCCCGACGCGGAACATTTTTTCCACGGCGGCAACGGTATC
This window harbors:
- a CDS encoding potassium transporter TrkG, yielding MRIGPVLRFTAYAHFGIATAMLPAALLSALAADGSLGGYVIGLFASVTVAVLCLSADRGYDPRPMVRNGLRELLLALVIAWTFLPLAASIPLMVDGETLGDAWFEAVSALTTTGGWLSDPIARSTAYDVIYRASLQWLGGLISLATAAAVFVRPEFIGVSTIVPPFARGESGSFLRAFDHAFRAFLPVYVGLTLGGGVAFVLVGVPVIDSFAMAMSLIATGGFIPAANGIGAYPDGAVYVAATMMLLGAVNFLLISGMLLGRARRLGAAGDKETLAFLAVLPFVALLFWVATGAGDLDRLGAQAFNAISLLSTNGPTLGEVPPLTPLLVSAVIGGAAVSTAGGIKILRWMVAIRRTGDELWRITHPGAVLGRPSEPNELGIWIHTMAFALLLAAVVLTVAFYGHSLEVSAATAVAVLANVGPIVEYAPLMTADYRIFDPSLRVLLVFAMISGRLELVVFLMMLSRRFWMG